Proteins encoded by one window of Planktothrix tepida PCC 9214:
- a CDS encoding ABC transporter substrate-binding protein, with protein MNYHNIHLGKTRKQIYFFLIGILLCLGLGILASCFQQSTTPLLVGINDWPGFAPLYLGKQLGYYQNSSIKIVDYPSTTEINRAIRSGNLQAGAISLDETLLLAETFPQIRVILLVDLSNGADVILGKPQLNTLSDIKGKKVGVENTALGAYMLSRALDQVGLSVQDIKIVSLGYSEHEDAFKQGEIDAVVTFEPTRSKLIETGANVLFDSSKIPGEIVDVLVVRQDIIETHSKDLEQLIRGWFMALDYLKQQPESAAQIMAERGGITPKEFLSSLKLLKFFTPVENQNLLSQTDPSLVKASQKLSKLMQEKKLLNSDIQFSSLLDQRFVTQFYKSNP; from the coding sequence ATGAATTATCACAATATTCACCTGGGAAAAACTCGAAAGCAAATCTATTTCTTTTTAATCGGGATTTTGCTTTGTCTGGGTTTGGGAATCTTAGCCAGTTGTTTTCAACAATCTACAACCCCTCTATTAGTGGGGATCAATGATTGGCCAGGTTTTGCCCCTTTATATTTAGGCAAACAGTTAGGTTACTATCAAAATAGTTCGATTAAAATTGTAGATTATCCTTCCACAACAGAAATTAATCGCGCCATTCGCAGTGGGAATTTACAAGCAGGAGCAATTAGTCTTGATGAAACATTACTATTAGCCGAAACTTTTCCTCAAATTCGGGTGATTCTGTTAGTTGATTTATCCAATGGTGCAGATGTTATCCTGGGAAAACCGCAGTTAAATACCTTATCGGACATTAAAGGAAAAAAGGTCGGGGTAGAAAATACAGCATTAGGGGCTTATATGTTAAGTCGGGCACTTGATCAAGTGGGACTTTCAGTGCAAGATATTAAAATTGTTTCTTTAGGGTATTCGGAACATGAAGATGCCTTTAAACAGGGTGAAATTGATGCCGTTGTTACCTTTGAACCCACTCGTTCTAAATTAATCGAAACCGGAGCGAACGTTTTATTTGACAGTAGTAAAATTCCGGGTGAAATCGTGGATGTGTTGGTGGTGCGTCAAGATATTATAGAAACACATTCAAAAGATTTAGAACAGTTAATTCGAGGTTGGTTTATGGCTTTAGATTATCTGAAACAACAACCGGAGAGTGCTGCTCAAATCATGGCAGAACGGGGAGGAATTACACCGAAAGAATTTTTATCTTCTCTGAAACTCCTAAAATTCTTTACTCCCGTTGAAAATCAAAACCTTCTTTCCCAAACTGATCCAAGTTTGGTGAAGGCATCCCAAAAATTGTCTAAATTAATGCAGGAAAAAAAACTGCTCAACTCAGATATCCAATTTTCGTCTTTATTGGATCAGCGTTTTGTGACTCAATTTTATAAATCTAATCCATGA
- a CDS encoding PAS domain S-box protein: MSSDSDSLFILPLQKAIIPNPLTVKPQTRLIDAIALLNQSQTTCSLTFHSLGLNSAHTCLIVIENNRPVGILTHRDIVRLIAQKVKIENFSVGEVMTQPVITLEQSKLTHLNATLNLLQHHQIRHLPLVDSEGKLVGLLTHRDLRHSLEPTDLLKLRIIEEVMTTTVVQAPTTTSLLELAELMSAALVSCIVLVEEKICNEESLNIPVGLLTEGDILRFQALGLNWNLEAQVVMSFPVFCLHPHDSLLAAHVLMQQRYINRIPIVGDRGELVGIITPSSILKAINPLDLLQMVEVLNQKVNQLEADKLQLLQSQNTKLEEKIHKRTEALRIANQKLQSEIKNRSLIEAKIAFQASLLDQVRNAIIATDFQGKIIYWNQYAEMLYQWKKEEALGNNIINFFIPVDYKNLAEEIVKEVQNQGYWEGEFTISRKDGSTLPIHVFDTLIRDQAGNPIGLIGISFDISERKEAEQKLQQQVQRERLFYQTALHIRQSLKLTNILNNAVVDIRAILNCDRVLVYQFDAEWNGTIVAESIAEGLTSSLGIYLEDTCFKTGKISPYFQGKKSLINNIETAKITECHKHLLEQFNVKANLVVPILIPDKNRENETVIWGLLIAHQCFSPRNWYPTELELLDEIAVQLSLGIQQSQLYQAVQTELEERQKVEQELRLLNQELETRILDRTAKLERQERKSRLFAEIALKIRQSLDIDQILQTTVTEVQKILGCDRLLIYRVFSNGTGRAIAESVLPGWRSVLSVDFPEEVFPPEYQQLYDHGTVKAIADIHQTYQEVTPCLVEFLQEWCVKAKLIVPILKNHYLWGFMIAHQCTCPRQWTEFEIELMREIVDQVGVALEQAQLVETIREREQFIESIADSSPNILYIYDLEEKRSIYNSRSLTPILGYTPLDISAMGDHFLRIFHPDDQKAVCKHLQKTAQLNDREVSYIEYRIQHQNGEWLWFSSHATVFKRDQQGKAQQILGVAQNITDRKQTELDLYESNQILEAISHAQAQFITNGDSYLLLENLLSSILTLTQSEYGFMAEVFSGLNGESYLEEYYLKKQGNPHLEIHPMTHNMCSLDFNCIEEETKQAEYFNIKAFFCTVILAGKPVMINHSILSTTRHPERLPDENHLTLNSFLGLPFYTHKELLGVVAIANRPGGYDQELIDYLQPFLATCSNIIEADRTERLHKQAEDNLKRQLAAVEASIDGISILKNEEYIYLNNAHLKLFGYRHPDELLGKSWRVLYTPDVVEWFENQVLPILTQQKFWRGETIALRKDGTTFNQEVSLTLTEDGDYICVCQDISERQAALRERKNAEIQLRRTNEQLAIANAQLARASRLKDEFLANMSHELRTPLNSILGMSEVLQEGTFGVLNDKQNQALEMIYRNGKHLLELINDILDLSKIEAGKLGLDCSPVSVNELCQHSLSFVKQQAHQKNIRLSYQIEDVTEALNVDERRIRQVLINLLNNAVKFTPEGGRVRLEVRGDLDEQTVSFSVIDNGIGIGQDDQDQLFEAFVQIDSRLSRRYEGTGLGLVLVKKLVEMHGGTVKIDSQLGQGSCFTVTLPWTRVSWRETPRLTPSEPLDRLPFSGISSHGLKRPLILLAEDNSDNIQTLLNYLQAKGFDVEIAFNGIEAIQKARSLQPQVILMDISMPEMDGLEAMRQIRLDPKLTTLPIIALTALAMQGDREQCLAAGANEYLPKPVQLRQLVQLIQSLIHDYHRN, from the coding sequence ATGTCTAGCGATTCCGATAGCCTTTTTATTTTACCTCTACAAAAAGCCATTATTCCCAACCCTCTGACGGTGAAACCACAGACTAGATTAATAGATGCGATCGCCCTCCTCAACCAATCTCAAACAACTTGTTCCTTAACGTTTCATTCCTTGGGGTTGAATTCTGCACATACCTGTTTAATTGTGATTGAAAATAACCGACCTGTGGGAATATTAACTCATCGAGATATTGTTCGCTTGATTGCTCAAAAAGTTAAGATTGAAAATTTCAGTGTTGGCGAAGTGATGACTCAACCTGTGATTACTCTCGAACAAAGTAAATTGACCCATCTGAATGCAACTTTAAACTTATTACAACACCATCAAATCCGTCATTTACCTTTAGTAGATTCTGAGGGAAAATTAGTCGGTTTACTCACCCATCGAGATCTAAGACATTCCCTAGAACCAACGGATTTATTAAAACTCAGAATTATTGAAGAGGTAATGACAACAACTGTTGTGCAAGCACCGACGACAACTTCTTTATTAGAACTAGCTGAATTAATGAGTGCTGCTCTGGTGAGTTGTATTGTTTTAGTTGAGGAAAAAATCTGTAATGAAGAATCCTTAAATATTCCTGTTGGTTTATTGACAGAAGGAGATATTCTCAGGTTTCAAGCCTTGGGTTTAAATTGGAATTTAGAAGCTCAAGTTGTCATGAGTTTCCCCGTTTTTTGCCTCCACCCCCATGATAGTTTATTAGCGGCTCATGTGTTGATGCAGCAACGCTATATTAATCGAATCCCAATTGTAGGCGATCGCGGTGAACTGGTTGGGATTATTACGCCCAGCAGTATTTTAAAAGCGATTAACCCCCTTGATTTATTACAGATGGTTGAGGTTTTAAATCAGAAAGTTAATCAATTAGAAGCGGATAAACTTCAGTTACTCCAAAGTCAAAATACCAAACTAGAAGAGAAAATTCACAAACGCACAGAAGCGTTAAGAATTGCCAATCAAAAATTGCAAAGCGAGATCAAAAACCGGAGTTTAATTGAAGCTAAAATTGCTTTTCAAGCTTCTTTGTTAGATCAAGTCAGAAATGCCATTATTGCCACAGATTTCCAGGGAAAAATTATCTATTGGAATCAATATGCTGAAATGTTATATCAGTGGAAAAAGGAAGAAGCTCTGGGAAATAATATTATTAATTTTTTTATTCCTGTAGATTATAAAAATTTAGCCGAAGAAATTGTTAAAGAAGTTCAAAATCAAGGATACTGGGAAGGAGAATTTACCATTTCCCGCAAAGATGGTAGCACATTGCCTATTCATGTTTTTGATACGTTAATTCGAGATCAAGCGGGAAATCCAATCGGTTTAATCGGGATTAGTTTTGATATTAGTGAACGCAAAGAAGCGGAACAGAAATTACAGCAGCAGGTACAACGGGAACGACTATTCTACCAAACGGCACTCCATATTCGTCAATCGTTGAAGTTAACCAATATTCTGAATAATGCCGTGGTTGATATTCGTGCCATTCTCAATTGTGATCGGGTTTTAGTGTATCAATTTGATGCGGAATGGAATGGCACCATTGTAGCGGAATCTATTGCTGAAGGTTTAACGTCTAGCTTAGGAATTTATTTAGAAGATACTTGTTTTAAAACCGGAAAAATTTCACCTTACTTTCAGGGTAAAAAAAGCTTAATCAACAATATTGAAACCGCTAAAATAACAGAATGCCATAAACACCTTTTAGAGCAATTTAATGTTAAAGCAAATCTCGTTGTTCCCATTTTAATTCCCGATAAAAATCGAGAAAACGAAACTGTGATTTGGGGGTTATTAATTGCTCATCAATGTTTTTCCCCTCGGAATTGGTATCCAACCGAATTAGAATTATTAGATGAAATTGCCGTTCAACTGTCTCTAGGAATTCAACAATCTCAGTTATATCAAGCGGTGCAAACGGAACTAGAAGAACGCCAGAAAGTCGAACAAGAATTAAGACTTTTAAATCAAGAATTAGAAACCCGAATTCTGGATCGAACCGCTAAATTAGAACGTCAAGAACGCAAATCTCGTTTATTTGCAGAAATCGCTTTAAAAATTCGTCAATCTTTAGATATCGACCAAATTTTACAAACCACTGTCACCGAAGTTCAAAAGATTTTAGGTTGTGATCGTCTCTTAATTTATCGGGTGTTTTCTAATGGCACAGGACGGGCGATCGCAGAAAGTGTATTACCCGGATGGCGTTCTGTTTTGAGTGTTGATTTTCCTGAAGAAGTTTTTCCCCCCGAATATCAACAATTGTATGATCATGGAACGGTAAAAGCAATTGCTGATATTCATCAAACCTATCAAGAGGTAACACCGTGTTTAGTTGAATTTTTGCAGGAATGGTGTGTTAAAGCAAAACTGATTGTTCCGATTTTAAAAAATCATTATTTGTGGGGATTTATGATTGCCCATCAGTGTACTTGCCCGCGACAATGGACAGAATTTGAAATCGAACTGATGCGCGAAATTGTCGATCAAGTGGGTGTGGCATTAGAACAAGCTCAATTAGTAGAAACCATTCGAGAACGAGAACAATTTATTGAAAGTATTGCTGATAGTAGTCCGAATATTTTATATATTTATGATTTAGAAGAAAAACGCAGTATTTATAATAGTCGATCCTTAACTCCCATTCTAGGATATACTCCCCTAGACATTTCGGCAATGGGTGATCATTTCTTAAGGATTTTTCATCCTGATGATCAAAAAGCGGTGTGCAAACATCTTCAAAAAACAGCCCAACTCAATGATCGAGAGGTGAGTTATATTGAATATCGAATTCAGCATCAGAATGGGGAATGGCTGTGGTTTTCTAGTCATGCAACTGTTTTTAAACGAGATCAACAAGGTAAGGCTCAACAGATTTTAGGGGTTGCTCAAAATATAACTGACCGTAAACAAACTGAATTAGATTTATATGAAAGTAATCAAATTTTAGAAGCCATTAGCCATGCTCAAGCTCAATTTATTACCAATGGAGACTCCTATCTTCTGTTGGAAAATTTGCTATCTTCAATCTTAACATTAACCCAAAGTGAGTATGGGTTTATGGCAGAAGTCTTCTCTGGCCTTAATGGAGAAAGTTATCTCGAAGAATATTATCTGAAAAAACAAGGAAATCCCCATTTAGAAATCCATCCCATGACTCATAATATGTGCAGCCTAGACTTTAACTGTATTGAGGAGGAGACAAAACAAGCTGAATATTTTAATATAAAAGCCTTTTTTTGTACCGTCATTTTAGCGGGAAAGCCCGTTATGATTAATCATTCAATTCTAAGCACCACAAGACACCCAGAACGTTTACCCGACGAAAATCATCTGACTCTAAATAGTTTCTTAGGTCTACCCTTTTATACCCATAAGGAATTATTGGGTGTGGTGGCGATCGCAAATCGACCCGGAGGGTATGACCAAGAACTGATTGATTATTTACAGCCTTTCTTAGCAACTTGTAGTAATATTATTGAAGCTGATCGAACTGAACGCTTACATAAACAAGCTGAAGACAATTTAAAACGACAATTAGCAGCAGTAGAAGCTTCTATTGATGGGATTTCAATTCTTAAAAATGAAGAATATATTTATCTTAATAATGCTCACTTAAAGCTTTTTGGTTATCGTCATCCTGATGAATTATTAGGGAAAAGTTGGCGAGTTCTTTACACCCCCGATGTAGTCGAATGGTTTGAAAATCAGGTCTTGCCAATTTTAACCCAACAAAAATTTTGGCGGGGAGAAACCATTGCTTTAAGAAAAGATGGCACAACCTTTAATCAAGAAGTGTCCTTAACACTGACAGAGGACGGAGATTATATTTGTGTTTGTCAAGATATTAGTGAACGCCAAGCGGCTCTCCGGGAACGGAAAAATGCCGAAATTCAACTGCGACGAACCAATGAACAATTGGCGATCGCAAACGCTCAACTTGCTCGTGCATCGCGTCTTAAAGATGAATTTCTAGCCAATATGAGTCATGAACTCCGAACTCCGCTCAACTCAATTTTAGGAATGTCAGAAGTTTTGCAAGAAGGAACCTTTGGGGTATTAAATGATAAACAAAATCAAGCTTTAGAAATGATTTACCGCAACGGTAAACACTTACTAGAACTGATTAATGATATTCTCGATCTCTCTAAAATTGAAGCTGGAAAATTAGGCTTAGACTGTTCTCCAGTGTCCGTTAATGAACTTTGTCAACACAGTTTAAGCTTTGTTAAACAACAAGCCCATCAAAAAAATATTCGCCTCAGTTATCAAATTGAAGATGTAACAGAAGCCCTCAATGTTGATGAACGACGAATCCGTCAGGTGTTAATTAATTTACTCAATAATGCCGTAAAATTTACCCCCGAAGGGGGACGGGTGAGACTGGAAGTTCGAGGAGATCTTGACGAACAAACAGTGAGTTTTTCTGTGATTGATAATGGTATTGGTATTGGTCAGGATGATCAAGATCAATTGTTTGAAGCCTTTGTTCAAATTGATAGTCGTTTATCTCGACGTTATGAAGGAACAGGTTTAGGATTAGTTTTAGTTAAAAAACTCGTCGAAATGCACGGGGGGACGGTGAAGATTGACAGCCAATTAGGACAGGGAAGTTGTTTTACGGTGACACTGCCTTGGACTCGTGTATCGTGGAGAGAAACACCCCGATTAACACCCAGCGAACCGTTAGATCGCTTACCCTTTTCTGGGATATCTTCTCATGGATTAAAACGTCCTTTAATTCTGCTGGCTGAAGATAATTCTGATAATATTCAAACCCTACTCAATTATTTACAAGCCAAAGGATTTGATGTGGAAATAGCCTTCAATGGAATTGAAGCCATTCAAAAAGCTCGGAGTTTGCAACCGCAAGTGATTTTGATGGATATTTCCATGCCAGAAATGGATGGTTTAGAAGCGATGCGCCAAATTCGGCTTGATCCTAAACTCACAACCCTTCCCATTATTGCATTAACAGCTTTAGCTATGCAGGGAGATCGAGAACAATGTTTAGCCGCAGGGGCGAATGAATATCTTCCTAAACCTGTACAACTGCGACAGTTAGTTCAGTTAATTCAGAGTCTGATCCATGATTATCACAGGAATTAA
- a CDS encoding hybrid sensor histidine kinase/response regulator — protein MIKSDSILIVDDEPDVFDVLEGILFREGYQLHYASSGFEVFKFLEWGKPDLILLDVMMPDSDGMDICRQIKQIPECNPIPIIMITALNSKETLAQCLEAGAEDFIGKPVSALEVRARVRSMLRLKKQHDELEKSHQKLEHLLQLREDMAYAVIHDLRNPVVAITLACELLMLTDLTEKQSQKVEQIAISGKHLNNLINSLLLMAKLESGKALLNPQLVNLSAMVQEVVNEFETQTIKKKINLTATIPEAKRLVMADPDLIKRVLENLLNNAIKFSPTNSWVSMEVEYPPDANIVKVYIRDSGRGVKDELKQSIFQKYEIGQRFEGVNQTGLGLAFCKMVIDAHQGCLSLTDNQPQGSIFTLELNTEYHSLLNS, from the coding sequence ATGATCAAGTCGGACTCAATTCTGATTGTGGATGATGAACCGGATGTCTTTGACGTTCTCGAAGGAATTCTATTTCGAGAGGGATATCAATTACATTATGCCTCCAGTGGATTTGAGGTGTTTAAATTTTTAGAATGGGGTAAACCTGATTTAATCTTATTAGATGTGATGATGCCTGATTCTGATGGGATGGATATCTGTCGCCAAATTAAACAAATTCCTGAATGTAATCCGATTCCCATTATTATGATTACGGCACTCAATTCTAAAGAAACTTTAGCACAATGTTTAGAAGCTGGGGCAGAGGATTTTATTGGAAAACCGGTGAGTGCGCTGGAAGTTAGAGCGAGAGTTCGTTCCATGCTGCGACTCAAAAAACAGCACGATGAGTTAGAAAAATCCCATCAAAAATTAGAACACTTATTGCAATTACGCGAAGATATGGCTTATGCTGTCATTCATGATCTAAGGAATCCAGTGGTGGCGATTACATTAGCTTGTGAACTGTTGATGCTCACGGATTTAACAGAAAAACAATCTCAAAAAGTAGAGCAAATTGCCATTTCAGGAAAACATTTAAACAACCTGATTAATTCTTTATTGTTAATGGCAAAGCTAGAATCCGGTAAAGCACTGCTGAATCCTCAACTGGTAAATCTCTCGGCTATGGTTCAAGAGGTTGTCAATGAATTTGAAACTCAAACGATTAAAAAGAAAATTAACTTAACGGCTACTATTCCCGAAGCAAAACGGTTAGTAATGGCTGATCCAGATTTAATTAAACGGGTACTTGAAAATTTACTGAATAATGCGATTAAATTCTCCCCAACCAACAGTTGGGTTTCAATGGAAGTTGAATATCCTCCCGATGCTAATATCGTTAAAGTTTATATTCGAGATTCGGGAAGGGGGGTGAAAGATGAACTCAAGCAAAGTATTTTTCAAAAATATGAGATTGGTCAACGTTTTGAAGGCGTTAATCAAACCGGATTAGGATTAGCCTTTTGTAAAATGGTGATTGATGCTCATCAAGGTTGCCTTTCCCTGACAGATAATCAACCCCAAGGCTCAATTTTTACCTTGGAATTAAACACCGAATATCACTCCCTTCTTAATTCTTAA
- the lnt gene encoding apolipoprotein N-acyltransferase yields MNRREIIQRLLLTAIGGVLMGLATEPWGLWGFAWVALVPLWVNCLTIAKIPAETRSVSPLQMLNGLKLPLIFALIWGIGYYGIALFWITGIHPMTWLGIPGLASLAIALFCWSFITLWGTALVMVWTGLFLILSAVETRHGASLHSAIFLALTRVLIGTALWCGLESLWSSGALWWSSLSYTQSFGNLIILHLGQISGPTTVTAILLIVNGLIAEGLIFDQNQKTVKLLILALIFFISSHILGLILYSRPLNNNPEQALKVGIIQGNIPNEIKLNPVGFLQALQGYTTGYITLANQGVDLVLTPETALPFFWTDPIQRHNSSFYQAILKEKVPALVGSFALKEEGYTNSLFSINQDGKIISEYDKINLVPLGEFIPFSEILGQFIRRLSPLEATLIHGKPGQTFQTPFGQATVGICYDSAFASHFRNQTAQGGEFILTASNDAHYSSTMLAQHHALDVMRAIENDRWTIRATNTGYSAVVDPHGRTLWLSHHNTYELYADIIYRYQTQTLYVRWGNWLMPVLLIIGITVFFIKIDLFS; encoded by the coding sequence ATGAACAGACGGGAAATTATTCAACGTTTATTATTAACAGCAATAGGTGGGGTTTTAATGGGGTTAGCCACAGAACCTTGGGGGCTTTGGGGGTTCGCTTGGGTGGCATTAGTTCCCCTTTGGGTCAATTGTCTTACTATTGCTAAAATCCCCGCAGAGACGCGCTCTGTCTCGCCTCTACAGATGTTAAACGGGTTAAAACTTCCGTTAATATTCGCGTTAATTTGGGGAATTGGTTATTACGGAATTGCTTTATTTTGGATTACTGGAATTCACCCCATGACTTGGTTAGGAATTCCTGGGTTAGCGAGTTTAGCAATTGCTTTATTTTGTTGGAGTTTTATTACCCTTTGGGGAACAGCTTTAGTGATGGTTTGGACAGGATTATTTTTAATTTTATCTGCTGTAGAGACGCGCCATGGTGCATCTCTACATTCGGCAATTTTCCTGGCTTTAACACGGGTTTTAATTGGAACAGCCTTATGGTGTGGATTAGAATCTTTGTGGAGTTCCGGGGCGTTATGGTGGTCTTCGTTATCTTATACTCAAAGTTTCGGAAATTTAATCATTTTACATTTAGGTCAAATTTCTGGCCCCACAACAGTTACAGCTATTTTGTTAATCGTGAATGGATTAATCGCAGAAGGATTAATATTTGATCAGAATCAAAAAACCGTTAAATTATTAATTTTAGCGTTAATATTTTTTATCAGTTCTCATATTTTGGGGTTAATATTATATAGTCGCCCTTTGAATAATAACCCCGAACAAGCTTTAAAAGTGGGAATTATTCAAGGCAATATTCCCAATGAAATTAAATTAAATCCGGTAGGCTTTTTGCAAGCTTTACAAGGTTATACCACTGGATATATTACCTTAGCGAATCAAGGCGTAGACCTTGTATTAACCCCCGAAACAGCCCTACCTTTTTTTTGGACTGACCCCATTCAGCGACACAATAGTTCTTTTTATCAAGCCATTTTAAAGGAAAAAGTTCCGGCTTTAGTTGGCAGTTTTGCTTTAAAAGAAGAAGGATATACCAATAGTTTATTTTCGATTAATCAGGACGGAAAAATTATCAGCGAATATGATAAAATCAATTTAGTTCCGTTAGGAGAGTTTATCCCATTTAGTGAAATTTTAGGACAATTTATTCGACGATTATCTCCGTTAGAAGCCACTTTAATTCACGGGAAACCGGGTCAAACGTTTCAAACCCCTTTCGGTCAAGCAACGGTAGGAATTTGTTATGATTCCGCATTTGCAAGCCATTTTCGCAACCAAACGGCTCAAGGAGGAGAATTTATCCTGACCGCATCCAATGATGCCCACTATTCCTCAACTATGTTAGCTCAACATCATGCCCTTGATGTGATGCGTGCCATTGAAAATGATCGCTGGACAATTCGAGCCACCAATACAGGATATTCAGCCGTTGTTGATCCTCATGGTAGAACTCTCTGGCTTTCCCATCACAATACTTATGAACTGTATGCTGATATAATTTATCGTTATCAGACTCAAACCCTCTATGTGCGTTGGGGAAATTGGCTTATGCCTGTATTATTAATAATAGGGATAACTGTATTTTTTATAAAAATCGATCTTTTCTCCTAA